The region TATTATACTAAACCTGAAAGGTATAGGTGAAAAACATGAGGATAACATATGATTCAGAAGTTGATGCAATGAATATTCAGTTCCAAAAAGGTAAATATGATATAAGTGAAGAAATAGCCGAAGGAATAATTATAGACATGACGAAAGATGGTAAGATCATTTCAATAGAAATTTTAGATGTTTCGAAGAGAATGCCAAAAGAAAGTATTAA is a window of Candidatus Aenigmatarchaeota archaeon DNA encoding:
- a CDS encoding DUF2283 domain-containing protein produces the protein MRITYDSEVDAMNIQFQKGKYDISEEIAEGIIIDMTKDGKIISIEILDVSKRMPKESIKDITVGSPIKRIKAF